GAGCGTGAATGTCTCGCCAACTCGCACCGTGAGCTCCGTCGTCTCGACGACGGCCACCGGCTTGAGGTTCTCCCTGCGGATCGCCTCAGGAATCGCCGGCCGCACAATGGGCGTCGGCTGTGCGGACGGCGGAAGGCTCGTGCGGATCGGGTACACGCCGACATCCCTATTCCGGAAGCACGCGATATTGAACTCCGTCAGGTCGAGCCAATAGAACTCGGTCTGAACGCCGCTGACGATCCTGACCAGCAGCAACCCGTCAACGCTCCAGACACTCGGCGTGCCCGCCGTGTCCCTCTCGGCGCCGCCAAATGGGTTTGACACGGCGATCGCGCCGTCGAAGGTGTCGGTCTCGGCATCGTCCCAGGCACCGTCCGTCCGGCTGGGAAAAACGAAACGGCCCGCGACATCTGTGTTGCCGACAAACTTGGCGCGATCATGGAAGTACTTCGCGCCTCCGTCCCGGATCGGGTTCTGCGTAACATGGTAGACATAGACAGCCGCACCCGGCAGCGGCCGGTCGTTCACGTCGAGCACGACGAGCGCGTTCTGCTTGGGGACGAACTTGCCCTGCACGCCCCAGAATCGCTGTCCACGAAAACCCGCGAAGTGCTGGATCTTGGCCGCGTTGCTCTCGTCGAGCCACAGGTGGCAGGCGTCCATGAGCGAGCTGTAGCCCTCGTTGCACGGGACAAAGCCCGCCGCGCGTGTCCTCGGCAGGCATTTCCACGATGTGATGAACGGCATGAGCGGCCCGCCCGCGTAGAACGCGCCGCGCTCGTCCTTGAGATAGACCCGGTGCTCACACACCGGGTAGCCGTACAGATCCGGCAGTGCGAGCATCGTGTGGCCCAGCTCGTGCAGCACGCCCGAGTCGTACATGAGCGGATGGTTGATCTCGTGGTTGGGCCAGCCGCCATCCCAGAAGCTCCGGTTCAACTCGGGCTTCTGCGGCACGTCCCGGAAGTCGCCGTCCCCGGCGAAGATCTCCGGCTTCGGCGCGATGATGTCCAGGTAGATCGAGTCGCGCACGCCGTCCGGACTGGTCGACGGATACACCGCGTCGCGCATCATGAGCTCGGTGCGCTGTGCGTGCGCCTGCGCCCAGTCGAACGTCGAGAACGAGCCGACGAAGTTGATCGTCCGCTCCCGGTGGAACCGTTCCATCTCTTCGACGATGTAGCCCCACCACATCGGACGCGCCGTGGTGAGGAACCACCGTTGGTTGTTCGCCTCGCACAGCTCGCGCAGCGCGCCCTGCGCATCGACCGTGACGCACACCCACGCCGGTTCGCTCGGCCAACGCCACTCGAAAGTCAGCGTCGCCTGTCCGCCGGGCTGGAGCGCGCCCAGGCGCGCCGTCTGACGCTGCGCCAACAACGGCTCGCCCGGATCGATGCGGTAGTTGCGGTTGCGGTCGGCAAAGAGCTCGAACAACACGGGCACACCCGCCGGCGACGGCCGGAACCCCATGTTGTAGACGTGCGCGACCGCCTTGACCCGATCGCCCACCGCCGGACCCTTCTTGTCGCCCTCGTCCAAGTAGCGCGGCAGCCGCTCGACGTAGGCGAGGCACAGATCGGGTTGCTCAATGGGGATCACCTCGAGCTCGTACGTCGCCGTCAGATCACGGAACTCAGCCGTCAGCGTGCAGCGCCCCACCGTCTTGCCCGTGACCAGCCCGTTCTCATCAACCGTGGCCACCTTCGAGTCCGACGTCGACCACTTGATGAGCGGCTTGGCATCGAAGTCACCCCAGCACCCGTAGCGCGCCGTGAAGTCCGTCATCTTCTCGGCCCGGTTGACCAACCAGCCCTCGAGCCCGAACTGCTTCTCGTGCCCCTGGACGACACGGCGGTCGGCCGCCACGCGGTGTGGCTCGGGGTCAATGCGAATGGCGCTGTAGGGCGCCGTGCGGAAGTAGTCGCGATAGACAACGTCCGTGTGGCCCGGCCCGATGTCATTGCGCAGAACCAGCTCGTCTATGACGGCGTCGGCCATCGAGTCACCAAGCCAGATGCGCTTGTCATCGAGCGCCCCGGGATCGATGAACGTGGTGCCCCCGGCGATCGGCCCGGCTACCGCCACCCGGTCAATCCACAGCGGTAACCCCATCGGCTTGCCGTCGAACTCCATCCACACCACGACAACGTGGTGCCACTCGCCCGCCCGCCAGTGCGAGACATCGGCCCGCGACGCCGTCGTCGTGCCCGGCGACGCCATGATGAAACGCAACACGTTCTGCGCCGACTTCTCGACGAGCAGCCCGTTGCGCCCGTCGCCGATGCGCAGGAGGCGGTGCGCCTTGCCGTCGTTGCCGTTCCAGTTCGGACGAATCCAGAAACTGATGTAGCCTTGCCCGCCCCTCAGCAGCGGATTGTCAATCGCCACCGGTTGATCGAGCCACACGCCTTTGCCGACTGCGCCGGGCGCCTCGTGCACGGCAACCGCTGGCCGCTTCCCGCGCGAAGCGCCCTCGACCTCGGCATCCGTGAACCACGCCGTCGCCACGGCCGCCTCGGCTCCGCGCACCCCGAGCAACGCCGTCAAAACCAGTACTGCCAGGACAGCCTGCTTCATCTTCCCTTCCCGTCGTGTATCTGTAACGCTCGTCGAAACCTGCGGCCCTGTGTCCTCGCCGCGCCCCGGCTACTCAGCCGGCGCGACGATCGTGATCTTGATCCACACCGGCTCACTCACTCGCAGCCCATCCATGACGTACAAGACGCCTTCATACTCGCCCGGTCGCTGCGGTGCTGTTCCGCGGAATATGGGCTGGTCCGAGGACTCCGGATCGAAACGCCCGCCCTTCTCCCAGTGGCGGCGCATCTCCCAGAAGTAGACGAGCGGCTGCCCCTCGGGATCGTGGCTCTTGGAGCCGTCCACCGTGAACGCCTCGCCGGGCGCAAGCGTCAGCTCTTCGACATCGAGGATAACCAGAGGCGCCCGGTTCTGCTTGCGGATCGCCTCCGGGATCTCAGCCCGCACGACGGGCGTCTCGCCCGACTCGGAGCGGGGCTTGAGATTTGTCCGGATCGGGTACGTGCCACAGTGCACGTTGCCCTTGAAATACTCGACGTTCATCACCGTCATCGGCAGCCAATGGAACTCCGTCTGGTCGCCGCTGACGACCTTGATCAGCAGCAGTCCCTCAACGCACTCGACGTTCGGCGTGAAGGCCGTGTCGGGCGGCGCACCCGTCGTCGTGCTCGCGCGCCCGAACGGGTTCCACACCGGCCACCCCTCCTCGACGAGGTCGGTATCCGGATCGTCCCAGTCGCGATCGGTGCATTCGGGAAATGCGTAGCGCCCATCCTGGTCGGTGTTCCCGACGAACTTGGGCCGGTCGGCAAAAAACTTCGATCCGGCTGCGCGCAGGTGCGTCTGCGTGGTGTGATAGACGTAGACCGCCGCACCGGCCAGCGGTTCGTCGTTCACATCGTAGACCTTCAAAAAGTGCTCGCGCTGCGCAAGGTAGCGGCCCTGCGTGCCCCAGAACCGTGGACCGCGGTAGCCGCGGTAGTAGTGCACTTGACCGGCATTCGCGGGATGGATCCATTGGTGACAATGCACCATGAGCGGGTCGTAGCCGACGTTGAGCTGGTCGTTGATGGCCGACGAGTACGTCAGACGGTTGCCTTCGATCACCGGCAGGAGCGGCCCGCCGGCGTAGTACTCGCCCCGTTCGTCCTTGAGCAGCACGTTTTCCTTGTGCACCGGGTATCCGTACAGGTCGGGCAGCGCCAGCACCGTGTGCCCGTACTCATGAATAATGGCCGTGTCGATCGCCATGAAGTTGACCGGCTCGTTGATCGGAAAGCCGCCGTCGTAATACGGCTCATCCTGACAATACGCCTCCTCCTCCCATGGCGTGTCCCCGAGCTTGAGCGCCGTGAACTTGTCGTTCCGGAATGCGTCGTGGATGCCATCAGGCGTCGTCGTCTCGTACACGGCCTCGCGCACGAGATGGTCGAGGCGCGCCTTCTGCCCGTTAAGCCAGTCGTAGTAGCAGAACGATCCGACGTGGTTGATCACGCGCTCGTCGTAGCACTTGCCAAGCACCGTCGGGTCGTAGCCGAAGTGGATGGGCCGCGCATCGCTCAGCTCGGTGCGCTCGTTGTTCGCCTCGCAGATCTCGCCGATCGCGTCGTCCGGGTCAACCGTCACCCGCGTCCAGACCGGCCCGTCAGCAAACGTCCACTCGAACTCGACCTCGACCTCGTCGCGCGGCGCGAGCTCCCGGTCAATGGTCTTGCGCTCGGTCTTGACCGGCCGCTCGGATGCGTCGAGCCGGAAGTTGCCGTTCGCGTCCGGCACATACTCGATCTGGACCACCGCGCCCGCCGGCACCGGCTGGTAGCCGTAGTTGGCCACACGCGCCACGAATTGCACCGGGTCGCCCGGCGCTGGCCGGTTCTTCTCCGCGTCGAACCGGTAGCGCGGCAAGCGCGACACATGCATCAGCACGAGGTCGGCCTGATCAACGGGGATCACGTTCACGTCATACGTCGCCAACATTCCCCGGAACTCGGCCGTCAGCTCGCACCGCCCCACGGCGTGCCCCTGCACCATCCCGTTGGCGTCCACCGTGGCGACCGCCGCATCGGACGTTGACCACGTGATGAACGGCTTCGCGTCGAACTCGCTCCATGGGCCGTAGCGCACGTCGTAATTGGTCACCGGCACCCAGTCCTCGCCCCACTTGGCCAGCAGCCCGAACTGCTTCTGCGCCCCCTCGACGACGCGCTTGTCCGAGTGCACGAAGCACGCCTCGTGGTTGATGGCAATCGCCGTGTACGGCGCCGTGAGGAAGTGGTCGCGATAGACGGACGTGATCTGGCCGCGCGCATCATCGAGACGGCGGAAGACCAGCTCGTCCATGACCGCCTGGCTGCCGGCATCGGCCGCATCATGGCCGATCCAGACGCGCTGGTCGGCCATCGCGGCCGGATCGAGAAACGTGTTCCCGGCGGCAACTGCGCTGTCCACGCACGTCTTGTCGATCCAGAGCGGCGTCCCGAGCGGCATCCCCTCGTGCTGCATCCACGTCACCACGATGTGGTGCCACTCGCCCGCCTTCCAGCCCGAGACGTCGGCGCGCGACGCCGTCACCTTCTCCGGCGACGCCATGACGAAGCGCAGCATGCCGTGCGCGGATTTCTCGACGAGCAGTCCGTTCTTCTCCGGATCGCCGATGCGCAGCAGCCGGTGCGTCTTGCCGTCGTTGCCGTCCCAGTCCGGCTTGATCCAGAAGCTGATGTAGCCGTGCTCGCGCTCGAGCGGAGGAGCGTCGATCGCCACGGCCCTATTCAACCGCACACCCTTGCCGTGTGCGCCGGGCGCCTCCTCCACATCGAACGACGGCGACAGCTCCACGCGCGAAGCGCCGTCGAGCTTGGCGTCGGTGAACCACGCCGTCACAACAGACGCATCACTGACTCGCGTGACGAACAGCGCAACCACACTGAGAACAACCAGGATTGCCGACCTCATACGCATTGAACTCCCGTCCACTAAGGGACATGTTTCCGCGCCGTTCGCGTCAGCGCGCTGTTTTTCGAGATGCCTCCTATGGCTCCGCCCCGGATCGGGCCGACTGGGCGGCCACCGGCACCTGTCTCTTCAACGCATGCTGGTCCACAAGGTTCGCGCCGGGCGCCATCCAAGGCCGTGCCGCTCCAAGAGCAGAGAACGCCAAGACGAATGCACAAGGAAAGGTGTGGTGCTCCATGGCATGGCTCTTTGGCTCAACGAACGAGCGTCGTGGGCACAACCTTTCCTCGTCAGAGATCAGGCGAGGTTGAACTGGCGTGGCTCGCCGGACTGAGCACAATTACTCCTGTTCCAGCACGCGATCAAGGCCCAAAAGAATGCTCGGACGCGGGTGCAATCCGTGCCTCAGGCAAACACCCATCCGCCCCATGAGACCAACTCAAGCACGCCAGACGCGCCCGGCCGCTGGTATAATGAGCTGCTGTTGCCCGGCTGCTCACCGTGGAGGGCCGGACCGCCGGAACTCACGAACGCTGTTCCCGGTTGTCACTCAGAGACCCTCACACACGGTCGCCGCACACAAGAGAGCGAGATCCCCGACAAGGAGAGTAAGAAAATGGCCGTGACGCCTTCAACCATGCTCGAACTCGGAACCAAAGCGCCCGGCTTCAGCCTGACCGACACAGCGGACAACACCACCGTGTCGCTCGACGACTTCACCGGCCGCCCACTGCTCGTCATGTTCATCTGCAACCACTGCCCGTTCGTCAAGCACGTGCGCGCCAAGCTCGCCGAACTGGGCCGCGCGTATCAGGACAAGGGTGTCGGCGTCGTCGCCATCAGCTCCAACGACGTCGCCGCCTATCCCGAAGACAGTCCGAAGAACATGAAGAAGGAAGCCGCCGAGGCTGGCTACACGTTCCCCTACCTCTACGACGAGACCCAGGAGGTCGCCAAGGTGTACCGGGCCGCCTGCACCCCCGACTTCTTCCTGTTCGATAGCGACCACCGCCTCGCCTACCGAGGCCAGATGGACTCGAGCCGCCCCGGCAACGACGCGCCCATCACGGGCAACGACCTGACCGCCGCCGTCAACGCCGTCCTCGCCGGCAAGTCCGTCAACCCCGAGCAGAAACCCAGCGCCGGCTGCAACATCAAATGGAAACCCGGCAACGCCCCCAACTACTCCGGCTAGTGCACTGTATCCGATAAAACTGAACGGCATTGTTGCGGGAGCAAAGCGCGAGCGATGTAGGGCGGGTCGCCCTCGGCCCGCCGCGCGCACCGAGCATGTACTGGTCGTCGAGGGCAGGTGCTCACTGAACGCGTTGTCGGCGTATCGCGGCGGGCGCGGGGGCGCCCGCCCTGCATTCGCGATCATCGTAGAATAGGTGTGTCAGGAGTCCAAGATACACTGCACTGGATGCAGCATAGGCAGAATGGGGACAGATCCCTCCGCGTCCTCGCAGTGGTGCCTGCACCCACTTCGACCAGACAGACGTAACACGGGCATCTTGCCCGTGTCCCCCTCATCCCACGCCCATCCCCACAATCCTCGTAACACGGGCATCTTGCCCGTGATCCTGCACCTTGAACGCCCGTCCCCCACAATCCTCGTAACACGGGCATCTTGCCCGTGTCCCCTCATCCTACGCCCATCCCCACAATCCTCGTAACACGGGCATCTTGCCCGTGATCCTGCGCCTTGAACGCCCATCCCCCACAATCCTCGTAGCACGGGCATCTTGCCCGTGTCCCCCTCACCCCACGCCCATCTCGCCCATGAACGCGCCACGCGCATTCAACGCCCAAACCAAGCCGCCGCGGCGCCATCTCCAAAAGCTGATCCAGGAGTTCGGCGGACGCTCGTTGCCCAAGTCAGTCCTCAAGGTACTCCAGCACCTTCACGGCTGCACTTCTGAGCGAGACACTGGACTCGTGAAGAAACGGCGTAACCGCCTCCCGAACAGCCCGGGCTTCCTCCTCTGGAACAGTGCTCCACCCTGCGACACAGTGCCAAAGACCACTGAGAGCGACCTGCTGTTCCGCTGCGGATCCCGTCTCGAGAATTTCGATGAGGATGTGAATCCCCGTGGACCCGAATAACTCCAGCCTCCGCGCTGCCTCGTACGCGGCCGCGCTGGCGGGCGCTTCGTGAATGCTGTGTGCGAGCGTGATTGCCGCGGACTCGCCAAGCGCA
Above is a genomic segment from Verrucomicrobiota bacterium containing:
- a CDS encoding Ig-like domain-containing protein, which translates into the protein MKQAVLAVLVLTALLGVRGAEAAVATAWFTDAEVEGASRGKRPAVAVHEAPGAVGKGVWLDQPVAIDNPLLRGGQGYISFWIRPNWNGNDGKAHRLLRIGDGRNGLLVEKSAQNVLRFIMASPGTTTASRADVSHWRAGEWHHVVVVWMEFDGKPMGLPLWIDRVAVAGPIAGGTTFIDPGALDDKRIWLGDSMADAVIDELVLRNDIGPGHTDVVYRDYFRTAPYSAIRIDPEPHRVAADRRVVQGHEKQFGLEGWLVNRAEKMTDFTARYGCWGDFDAKPLIKWSTSDSKVATVDENGLVTGKTVGRCTLTAEFRDLTATYELEVIPIEQPDLCLAYVERLPRYLDEGDKKGPAVGDRVKAVAHVYNMGFRPSPAGVPVLFELFADRNRNYRIDPGEPLLAQRQTARLGALQPGGQATLTFEWRWPSEPAWVCVTVDAQGALRELCEANNQRWFLTTARPMWWGYIVEEMERFHRERTINFVGSFSTFDWAQAHAQRTELMMRDAVYPSTSPDGVRDSIYLDIIAPKPEIFAGDGDFRDVPQKPELNRSFWDGGWPNHEINHPLMYDSGVLHELGHTMLALPDLYGYPVCEHRVYLKDERGAFYAGGPLMPFITSWKCLPRTRAAGFVPCNEGYSSLMDACHLWLDESNAAKIQHFAGFRGQRFWGVQGKFVPKQNALVVLDVNDRPLPGAAVYVYHVTQNPIRDGGAKYFHDRAKFVGNTDVAGRFVFPSRTDGAWDDAETDTFDGAIAVSNPFGGAERDTAGTPSVWSVDGLLLVRIVSGVQTEFYWLDLTEFNIACFRNRDVGVYPIRTSLPPSAQPTPIVRPAIPEAIRRENLKPVAVVETTELTVRVGETFTLDGSRSHDPEGQPFVHAEWRLREGEAEPHEVTGLVYTGKATGAGELEYVFYVNDGLRVSEAVWVKVQVKE
- a CDS encoding Ig-like domain-containing protein: MRSAILVVLSVVALFVTRVSDASVVTAWFTDAKLDGASRVELSPSFDVEEAPGAHGKGVRLNRAVAIDAPPLEREHGYISFWIKPDWDGNDGKTHRLLRIGDPEKNGLLVEKSAHGMLRFVMASPEKVTASRADVSGWKAGEWHHIVVTWMQHEGMPLGTPLWIDKTCVDSAVAAGNTFLDPAAMADQRVWIGHDAADAGSQAVMDELVFRRLDDARGQITSVYRDHFLTAPYTAIAINHEACFVHSDKRVVEGAQKQFGLLAKWGEDWVPVTNYDVRYGPWSEFDAKPFITWSTSDAAVATVDANGMVQGHAVGRCELTAEFRGMLATYDVNVIPVDQADLVLMHVSRLPRYRFDAEKNRPAPGDPVQFVARVANYGYQPVPAGAVVQIEYVPDANGNFRLDASERPVKTERKTIDRELAPRDEVEVEFEWTFADGPVWTRVTVDPDDAIGEICEANNERTELSDARPIHFGYDPTVLGKCYDERVINHVGSFCYYDWLNGQKARLDHLVREAVYETTTPDGIHDAFRNDKFTALKLGDTPWEEEAYCQDEPYYDGGFPINEPVNFMAIDTAIIHEYGHTVLALPDLYGYPVHKENVLLKDERGEYYAGGPLLPVIEGNRLTYSSAINDQLNVGYDPLMVHCHQWIHPANAGQVHYYRGYRGPRFWGTQGRYLAQREHFLKVYDVNDEPLAGAAVYVYHTTQTHLRAAGSKFFADRPKFVGNTDQDGRYAFPECTDRDWDDPDTDLVEEGWPVWNPFGRASTTTGAPPDTAFTPNVECVEGLLLIKVVSGDQTEFHWLPMTVMNVEYFKGNVHCGTYPIRTNLKPRSESGETPVVRAEIPEAIRKQNRAPLVILDVEELTLAPGEAFTVDGSKSHDPEGQPLVYFWEMRRHWEKGGRFDPESSDQPIFRGTAPQRPGEYEGVLYVMDGLRVSEPVWIKITIVAPAE
- a CDS encoding thioredoxin family protein; protein product: MAVTPSTMLELGTKAPGFSLTDTADNTTVSLDDFTGRPLLVMFICNHCPFVKHVRAKLAELGRAYQDKGVGVVAISSNDVAAYPEDSPKNMKKEAAEAGYTFPYLYDETQEVAKVYRAACTPDFFLFDSDHRLAYRGQMDSSRPGNDAPITGNDLTAAVNAVLAGKSVNPEQKPSAGCNIKWKPGNAPNYSG